In one window of Ovis aries strain OAR_USU_Benz2616 breed Rambouillet chromosome 5, ARS-UI_Ramb_v3.0, whole genome shotgun sequence DNA:
- the HMG20B gene encoding SWI/SNF-related matrix-associated actin-dependent regulator of chromatin subfamily E member 1-related isoform X2: MSHGPKQPGAASAPASAKAPGQHGGFVVAVKQERGEGPRAGEKGSHEEEPVKKRGWPKGKKRKKILPNGPKAPVTGYVRFLNERREQIRTRHPDLPFPEITKMLGAEWSKLQPAEKQRYLDEAEREKQQYMKELRAYQQSEAYKMCAEKIQEKKIKKEDSSSGLMNTLLNGHKGGDCDGFSTFDVPIFTEEFLDQNKAREAELRRLRKMNVAFEEQNAVLQRHTQSMSSARERLEQELALEERRTLALQQQLQAVRQALTASFASLPVPGTGETPTLSTLDFYMARLHGAIERDPAQHEKLIVRIKEILAQVASEHL; the protein is encoded by the exons ATGTCCCACGGCCCCAAGCAGCCCGGCGCGGCCTCCGC GCCGGCGAGCGCCAAGGCTCCAGGACAGCATGGGGGCTTCGTGGTGGCTGTCAAGCAAGAGCGCGGCGAGGGCCCGCGGGCCGGAGAGAAGGGGTCCCACGAAGAGGAG CCGGTGAAGAAGCGCGGCTGGCCCAAGGGCAAGAAGCGGAAGAAGATCCTGCCAAATGGGCCCAAGGCACCTGTTACCGGCTACGTGCGTTTCCTGAACGAGCGGCGCGAGCAGATCCGGACGCGCCACCCGGACCTGCCCTTTCCCGAGATCACCAAGATGCTGGGCGCCGAGTGGAGCAAGCTGCAGCCGGCGGAGAAACAG cgGTACTTGGACGAGGCTGAACGGGAGAAGCAGCAGTATATGAAGGAGCTGAGGGCCTACCAGCAGTCAGAAGCCTACAAGATGTGTGCAGAGAAGATCCAGGAAAAGAAGATCAAGAAAG agGATTCCAGCTCTGGGCTCATGAATACCCTTTTGAATGGACACAAG GGTGGGGACTGTGACGGCTTCTCGACTTTCGACGTCCCCATCTTCACTGAAGAGTTCTTGGACCAAAACAAAG CGCGAGAGGCGGAGCTGCGGCGCCTGCGGAAGATGAACGTGGCCTTCGAGGAGCAGAACGCGGTGCTGCAGAGGCACACGCAGAGCATGAGCAGCGCGCGCGAGCGTCTAGAGCAGGAGCTGGCGCTGGAGGAGCGGCGGACGCTGGCgctgcagcagcagctccaggcgGTGCGCCAGGCGCTCACCGCCAGCTTCGCTTCGCTGCCAGTGCCAG GCACCGGCGAAACGCCCACGCTCAGCACCCTGGACTTCTACATGGCCCGGCTGCACGGTGCCATCGAGCGCGACCCCGCCCAGCACGAGAAGCTCATCGTCCGCATCAAGGAGATCCTGGCCCAGGTCGCCAG TGAGCATCTATGA
- the HMG20B gene encoding SWI/SNF-related matrix-associated actin-dependent regulator of chromatin subfamily E member 1-related isoform X1 produces the protein MSHGPKQPGAASAPASAKAPGQHGGFVVAVKQERGEGPRAGEKGSHEEERDWVRQPVKKRGWPKGKKRKKILPNGPKAPVTGYVRFLNERREQIRTRHPDLPFPEITKMLGAEWSKLQPAEKQRYLDEAEREKQQYMKELRAYQQSEAYKMCAEKIQEKKIKKEDSSSGLMNTLLNGHKGGDCDGFSTFDVPIFTEEFLDQNKAREAELRRLRKMNVAFEEQNAVLQRHTQSMSSARERLEQELALEERRTLALQQQLQAVRQALTASFASLPVPGTGETPTLSTLDFYMARLHGAIERDPAQHEKLIVRIKEILAQVASEHL, from the exons ATGTCCCACGGCCCCAAGCAGCCCGGCGCGGCCTCCGC GCCGGCGAGCGCCAAGGCTCCAGGACAGCATGGGGGCTTCGTGGTGGCTGTCAAGCAAGAGCGCGGCGAGGGCCCGCGGGCCGGAGAGAAGGGGTCCCACGAAGAGGAG CGCGACTGGGTTCGGCAGCCGGTGAAGAAGCGCGGCTGGCCCAAGGGCAAGAAGCGGAAGAAGATCCTGCCAAATGGGCCCAAGGCACCTGTTACCGGCTACGTGCGTTTCCTGAACGAGCGGCGCGAGCAGATCCGGACGCGCCACCCGGACCTGCCCTTTCCCGAGATCACCAAGATGCTGGGCGCCGAGTGGAGCAAGCTGCAGCCGGCGGAGAAACAG cgGTACTTGGACGAGGCTGAACGGGAGAAGCAGCAGTATATGAAGGAGCTGAGGGCCTACCAGCAGTCAGAAGCCTACAAGATGTGTGCAGAGAAGATCCAGGAAAAGAAGATCAAGAAAG agGATTCCAGCTCTGGGCTCATGAATACCCTTTTGAATGGACACAAG GGTGGGGACTGTGACGGCTTCTCGACTTTCGACGTCCCCATCTTCACTGAAGAGTTCTTGGACCAAAACAAAG CGCGAGAGGCGGAGCTGCGGCGCCTGCGGAAGATGAACGTGGCCTTCGAGGAGCAGAACGCGGTGCTGCAGAGGCACACGCAGAGCATGAGCAGCGCGCGCGAGCGTCTAGAGCAGGAGCTGGCGCTGGAGGAGCGGCGGACGCTGGCgctgcagcagcagctccaggcgGTGCGCCAGGCGCTCACCGCCAGCTTCGCTTCGCTGCCAGTGCCAG GCACCGGCGAAACGCCCACGCTCAGCACCCTGGACTTCTACATGGCCCGGCTGCACGGTGCCATCGAGCGCGACCCCGCCCAGCACGAGAAGCTCATCGTCCGCATCAAGGAGATCCTGGCCCAGGTCGCCAG TGAGCATCTATGA
- the MFSD12 gene encoding major facilitator superfamily domain-containing protein 12 isoform X2 — MGPGPPAAGAGAPPRPLSLVARLSYAVGHFLNDLCASMWFTYLLLYLHSVRAYSSRGAGLLLLLGQVADGLCTPLVGFEADRAAGRCARFGPRKAWHLVGTICVLLSFPFIFSPCLGCGPATPEWAALLYYGPFIVIFQFGWAATQIAHLSLIPELVTNDHEKVELTALRYAFTVVANITVYGAAWLLLHLQGSPRTGPAEDVSDQLGVQDVPVFRNLSLLVVGVGAIFSLLFHLGTREGRRRQVEEPGEHSPLLAPSTAQPLLLWKHWLREPAFYQVGLLYMSTRLIVNLSQTYIAMYLTYSLHLPKRFIATIPLVMYLSGFCSSFLMKPVNKCIGRNHSGAFVYGAMSFSDKVANGLAVMAIQSLHPCSLELCCKACVAFYHWVMVVVTGGVGVAATLALCSLLVWPIRLRKWDPGA; from the exons ATGGGCCCGGGGCCGCCGGCGGCCGGAGCCGGAGCGCCCCCGCGACCGCTGTCCCTGGTCGCGCGGCTGAGCTACGCTGTGGGCCACTTCCTCAATGACCTGTGCGCGTCCATGTGGTTCACCTACCTGCTGCTCTACCTGCACTCGGTGCGCGCCTACAGCTCGCGCGGCGCcggcctgctgctactgctcgGCCAGGTGGCCGACGGACTGTGCACGCCCCTGGTGGGCTTCGAGGCTGACCGCGCCGCAGGCCGCTGCGCCCGCTTCGGCCCGCGCAAGGCCTGGCACCTGGTCG GCACCATCTGTGTCTTGCTGTCCTTCCCCTTCATCTTCAGCCCCTGCCTGGGCTGTGGGCCCGCCACACCTGAGTGGGCTGCACTCCTCTACTACGGGCCCTTCATTGTGATCTTCCAGTTCGGCTGGGCTGCTACACAAATTGCCCACCTCAGCCTCATCCCAGAGCTCGTCACCAACGACCACGAGAAGGTGGAGCTCACGGCTCTGAG GTACGCCTTCACTGTGGTGGCCAACATCACTGTCTATGGAGCTGCCTGGCTTCTGCTACACCTGCAGGGCTCTCCCCGCACTGGCCCCGCTGAGGATGTCAGCGACCAACTAGGGGTCCAGGATGTGCCAGTGTTCCGG AACCTCTCCCTGCTGGTGGTGGGTGTCGGAGCTATCTTCTCACTGCTGTTCCACCTGGGCACCAGGGAGGGGCGCCGGCGGCAGGTGGAGGAGCCCGGTGAACACAGCCCCCTGTTGGCTCCCTCTACCGCCCAGCCCTTGCTGCTCTGGAAACACTGGCTTCGGGAGCCAGCCTTTTATCAG GTTGGCCTGCTGTACATGAGCACGAGGCTTATTGTGAACCTGTCCCAGACGTACATAGCCATGTACCTCACCTACTCCCTCCACCTGCCCAAG AGGTTCATCGCCACCATCCCGCTGGTGATGTACCTTAGCGGTTTCTGCTCCTCCTTCCTCATGAAGCCAGTGAACAAGTGCATCGGGAGGAAT CACAGTGGAGCCTTCGTGTACGGCGCCATGAGCTTCTCGGACAAGGTGGCCAATGGGCTGGCAGTTATGGCCATCCAGAGCCTGCACCCCTGCTC CTTGGAGCTCTGCTGCAAAGCCTGTGTGGCTTTCTACCATTGGGTGATGGTGGTCGTGACAGGTGGTGTGGGCGTAGCCGCCACCCTGGCTCTGTGCAGTCTCCTGGTCTGGCCCATCCGCCTTCGGAAAT GGGACCCTGGAGCCTAG
- the MFSD12 gene encoding major facilitator superfamily domain-containing protein 12 isoform X1 codes for MGPGPPAAGAGAPPRPLSLVARLSYAVGHFLNDLCASMWFTYLLLYLHSVRAYSSRGAGLLLLLGQVADGLCTPLVGFEADRAAGRCARFGPRKAWHLVGTICVLLSFPFIFSPCLGCGPATPEWAALLYYGPFIVIFQFGWAATQIAHLSLIPELVTNDHEKVELTALRYAFTVVANITVYGAAWLLLHLQGSPRTGPAEDVSDQLGVQDVPVFRNLSLLVVGVGAIFSLLFHLGTREGRRRQVEEPGEHSPLLAPSTAQPLLLWKHWLREPAFYQVGLLYMSTRLIVNLSQTYIAMYLTYSLHLPKRFIATIPLVMYLSGFCSSFLMKPVNKCIGRNMTYFVGLLVILAFAAWVALADELGMAVYVAAVLLGMGCATILVTSLAMTADLIGPHTHSGAFVYGAMSFSDKVANGLAVMAIQSLHPCSLELCCKACVAFYHWVMVVVTGGVGVAATLALCSLLVWPIRLRKWDPGA; via the exons ATGGGCCCGGGGCCGCCGGCGGCCGGAGCCGGAGCGCCCCCGCGACCGCTGTCCCTGGTCGCGCGGCTGAGCTACGCTGTGGGCCACTTCCTCAATGACCTGTGCGCGTCCATGTGGTTCACCTACCTGCTGCTCTACCTGCACTCGGTGCGCGCCTACAGCTCGCGCGGCGCcggcctgctgctactgctcgGCCAGGTGGCCGACGGACTGTGCACGCCCCTGGTGGGCTTCGAGGCTGACCGCGCCGCAGGCCGCTGCGCCCGCTTCGGCCCGCGCAAGGCCTGGCACCTGGTCG GCACCATCTGTGTCTTGCTGTCCTTCCCCTTCATCTTCAGCCCCTGCCTGGGCTGTGGGCCCGCCACACCTGAGTGGGCTGCACTCCTCTACTACGGGCCCTTCATTGTGATCTTCCAGTTCGGCTGGGCTGCTACACAAATTGCCCACCTCAGCCTCATCCCAGAGCTCGTCACCAACGACCACGAGAAGGTGGAGCTCACGGCTCTGAG GTACGCCTTCACTGTGGTGGCCAACATCACTGTCTATGGAGCTGCCTGGCTTCTGCTACACCTGCAGGGCTCTCCCCGCACTGGCCCCGCTGAGGATGTCAGCGACCAACTAGGGGTCCAGGATGTGCCAGTGTTCCGG AACCTCTCCCTGCTGGTGGTGGGTGTCGGAGCTATCTTCTCACTGCTGTTCCACCTGGGCACCAGGGAGGGGCGCCGGCGGCAGGTGGAGGAGCCCGGTGAACACAGCCCCCTGTTGGCTCCCTCTACCGCCCAGCCCTTGCTGCTCTGGAAACACTGGCTTCGGGAGCCAGCCTTTTATCAG GTTGGCCTGCTGTACATGAGCACGAGGCTTATTGTGAACCTGTCCCAGACGTACATAGCCATGTACCTCACCTACTCCCTCCACCTGCCCAAG AGGTTCATCGCCACCATCCCGCTGGTGATGTACCTTAGCGGTTTCTGCTCCTCCTTCCTCATGAAGCCAGTGAACAAGTGCATCGGGAGGAAT ATGACCTACTTTGTGGGCCTCCTGGTGATCCTGGCCTTTGCAGCCTGGGTGGCGCTGGCAGATGAGCTGGGCATGGCTGTGTATGTGGCGGCTGTGTTGCTGGGCATGGGCTGTGCCACCATCCTGGTCACCTCGTTGGCCATGACAGCTGACCTCATCGGCCCTCACACG CACAGTGGAGCCTTCGTGTACGGCGCCATGAGCTTCTCGGACAAGGTGGCCAATGGGCTGGCAGTTATGGCCATCCAGAGCCTGCACCCCTGCTC CTTGGAGCTCTGCTGCAAAGCCTGTGTGGCTTTCTACCATTGGGTGATGGTGGTCGTGACAGGTGGTGTGGGCGTAGCCGCCACCCTGGCTCTGTGCAGTCTCCTGGTCTGGCCCATCCGCCTTCGGAAAT GGGACCCTGGAGCCTAG
- the TEKTIP1 gene encoding tektin bundle-interacting protein 1, which produces MAPQDLEAGAPRHAEADMQTLRRQAAWPCVPRGTLEVDFPPPLYSDDYLSQEGPRWTPAIKQATRWKYTPMGRDAAGQLWYTGLTNSDSREAWYTLPRAPDSPYREAYARWHGCYGHRERSLPSAYTQRLRETAWYDPIIPAQYTDPSTRWGSVLWKDRPIRGKEFAVNRHRFGVEPLWRASDYVRYLSAPQRPRYTAQNYRQWGLEPYCPATNQRPPPVYTSSH; this is translated from the exons ATGGCCCCACAGGACTTGGAGGCAGGAGCCCCCAGGCACGCAGAGGCAGACATGCAGACCCTGAGGCGGCAGGCTGCCTGGCCCTGTGTTCCCCGGGGGACCCTGGAAGTGGATTTCCCTCCGCCTCTCTACAG CGATGACTACCTGTCCCAGGAGGGTCCCCGCTGGACTCCGGCCATCAAGCAGGCCACGCGCTGGAAGTACACGCCCATGGGACGCGACGCGGCCGGCCAGCTGTGGTACACGGGCCTGACCAACTCGGACTCCCGGGAAGCCTGGTACACGCTCCCACGGGCTCCGGACAGCCCGTACCGTGAGGCTTATGCCCGCTGGCACGGGTGCTATGGCCACCGGGAGCGCAGCCTGCCCTCCG CCTACACCCAGCGTCTGCGGGAGACGGCCTGGTATGACCCCATCATCCCCGCCCAGTACACAGACCCCAGCACTCGGTGGGGAAGCGTGCTGTGGAAGGACAGGCCCATCAGGGGCAAAGAATTCG CCGTCAACAGGCACCGTTTCGGGGTGGAACCGCTCTGGCGGGCGTCTGACTATGTGCGGTACCTGTCAGCGCCCCAGCGCCCACGCTACACCGCCCAGAACTACCGACAGTGGGGCCTGGAACCCTACTGTCCCGCCACCAACCAGCGGCCCCCGCCCGTCTATACATCCAGTCACTGA